In the genome of Oncorhynchus nerka isolate Pitt River linkage group LG27, Oner_Uvic_2.0, whole genome shotgun sequence, the window gagaaggtggcaaagagcttcctagggttagaggcagatgcttggaatttagagtggtagaaagtggctttagcagcagagacagaggaggaaaatgtagagaggagggagtgaaaggatgccaggtccgcagggaggcgagttttcctccatttccgctcggctgcccggagccctgttctgtgagctcgcaatgagtcgtcgagccacggagcgggagggaggaccgagccggcctggaggataggggacatagagagtcaaaggatgcagaaagggaggagaggagggttgaggaggcagaatcaggagataggttggagaaggtttgagcagagggaagagatgataggatggaagaggagagagtagcgggggagagagagcgaaggttgggacggcgcgataccatccgagtaggggcagtgtgggaagtgttggatgagagcgagagggaaaaggatacaaggtagtggtcggagacttggaggggagttgcaatgaggttagtggaggaacagcatctagtaaagatgaggtcgagcgtattgcctgccttgtgagtagggggaaggtgagagggtgaggtcaaaagaggagaggagtggaaagaaggaggcagagaggaatgagtcaaaggtagacgtggggaggttaaagtcgcccagaactgtgagaggtgagccgtcctcaggaaaggagcttatcaaggcatcaagctcattgatgaactctccgaggaacctggagggcgataaatgataaggatgttaagcttgaaagggctagtaactgtgacagcatggaattcaaaggaggcgatagacagatgggtaaggggagaaagagaatgaccacttgggagagatgaggatcccggtgccaccaccccgctgaccagaagctctcggggtgtgcgagcacgtgggcggacgaagagagagcagtaggagtagcggtgttgtctgtggtgatccatgtttccgtcagagccaagaagtcgagggactggagggaggcataggctgagatgaactctgccttgttggccgcagatcggcagttccagaggctaccggagacctggaactccacgtgggtcgtgcgctgggaccaccagattagggtggccgcggccatgcggtgtggagcgtttgtatggtctgtgcagagaggagagaacagggatagacagacacatagttgacaggctagagaagaggctacgctaatgcagaggagattggaatgacaagtggactacacgtctcgaatgttcagaaagttaagcttacgtagcaagaatctaattgactaaaatgattaaaatgatacagtactgctggggtaggctagctgcgttgttgacactaccctaatcaagtcgtaccgttgagtgtgaagtttctacaatgctgcttttgggagctagctggctagctagcagtgttggttacgttacgttgcgttaggagaacgacaatagctggctagctaacctagaaaatcgctctagactacacaattatctttgaaacaaagacggctatgtagctagctatgtagctagctacgatcaaacaaatcacaccgttgggactgtaatgaaatgaaatgaaaatgtgatactacctgtggagcgaagcggaatgcgaccggaatgcgaaagttctattcagtaggcgttagctggctattggctagctaggagtgtctcctacgttaaggacgacaaaatagctggctagctaacctcggtgaattaagataatcactctaagactacacactctaaactacacaattatcttggatacgaagaccgcaaagacaactatgtagctagctaatactacactaatcaagtcgttcagttgagtgtgatagttactacagtgctacggtagccggtgaacgtatgctagctggctagctgctaggcagataggaggacgacgaaatacgataataacgcaattatcactctaagagtGATAATTCCTATTAGGCACAAAATAatatgaaacacaaccaaaacaaatggCAAATGCATCCatcaagcttgatgtagtcatagtgtgcaaggaatatgggaccaaatactgaaCTTGCTGTGATTTCTAAACAGTTGacctgatatggatgaaaataccatcAAAtcaaagctgacagtctgcactttaacctccatAGTCATGTGCTGGAGTAAAGAGACAAAACAGAACATttgtcactgtccaaatacttttagacctCACTGTATATCCACTTTCAAACGTTATATTATAGAAAACCCTCTACACACCCACAGCAAAAGTATCTAataccccttcctcccctctctccctccagggcaAGCAGAGAGTGGATGTGTTGCACCTGCAGCTGCAGAACCTGCTCTATGAGGTCATGCACCTGCAGAAGGAGATCAGCAAGTGTCTGGAGTTCAAGTCAGTACCACTGGGGGGGGGGTCTAATTCACATTTCCTCCAAGTCTATAGGGCTAAGTCCAGGAATGAGAAGCTTTGAGGTTATTGGTCTTTTCTAAGTTGTTGATTTTTGTTTGTGTCCAGGTCTAAACATGAGGAGATAGATCTGGTGAGTGTAGATGAATTCTACCAGGAGGCCCCCCCTGAGATCTCCCGCACCCCCCTCACCAAGGACGACCCCCACCAACTCACACTGGCCAGGTTGGACTGGGAACTGGAGCAGAGGAAGAGGTGccacatacactgagacactattGTTCCTCTGTAGGTTGGCTAAGCAGTACATGAACTCCCACttttctctggtgtgtgtgtgtgtaggctggcTGAGCAGTACAAAGAGTCTCTGTCCAGTAAGGAGAAGATCCAGAAAGGCATTGAGGTGAAGAAGGAACACCTGAGTTCTCTACAGCCTGGACTCAACGCTATcatgcaggtaacacacacactctctcacaccccTAGAACCTGGACACAATGCGATTACACGGGTACAGTGACGCAAAGTGAACTTAAATATCCCTGGACAGAACAGCACCAGTTCCACAGAGCTTTTACAAGTCCAGGGTTCTGTCTGGTATGGATGGCTGGACTTGTGCAAGATAACATGCACTGCAGGCAGGGCCTTCTGAAATGGTGTTGTACCCAGAATGTAACCTACCAGGCCTGAAACCTAAACATGTCTCGCTCCCCAGGCATCCCTCCCGGTTCAGGAGTACCTGTCAATGCCGTTTGAACatacccagagacagacagagatcgcCCGccaccttcccccctctctctacgtcCTCCTGGTACAGGCCAGTGCTTACGGACAGGCCTGCGGTGAGTGTTTTTGTATGTTTACTTACATTTTGTGAAAAGTTTGATCATACCCACATCCTTAAACTTTAGGCGCTGGGCTAGTAAAGGATGCTTGTAAAGAACAGGAGGGCCCGCACACTGTTTATGCTCCCAGTTCACCGCTTTATTGACAATGTATCAATCCAAAACAGCTCTTCGCCAGCTTTACTTTCTTGTGAACACGATTTTTGTCATTTTTTTCCCTTTGTCAAATGATCAATTTTGTGGAGGGACAAGTCTTGGGACATGTGGTTTTCATGTTtctatttgtgtgtgtttcagataaGAGCCTGAGTGTGTCCATCAGTGGAGACGTGGACGAGGCCAAAGCTCTGTCTAAACCTCCAGAGGACTCCCAGGGTAAGACTGCAGCATGCCTGGATGCCTgttaatgatgtgtgtgtgtgtgttcgatcGACAGGGCAGTGATTCTTTTTTGACTGCAGTGGTGAATTAATGAATTGTGTTGGtattgaaatgtgtgtgtgttctgatttctctcctctctagatGATGATTCTGGTGACTCTGatgcagaggaggagcaggagaagacGGTCTGTCCCACACCATACTGCCACTAGAGGCCCTTCTAATACcattctgtacacacacagacacgcgcacACAAACACGTCAGTGTCAACAAGTTCACCTATCCTCTACACACATTGTTCCAACAACctctgctgacacacacacacacaatgttataGCAGACAGGGAAAGGAGGTCTATTGATCGCTTCCTGACAGGTGCCATGTGGTGGGTTCTGGGAAGCATGGATAAGATGGGTCACTGTAACCCAAGCCCACCCACAGTTGGCAGTCATACTCTTCACTCTCACACGTGTGTCatactcctcacacacacaccttacacactCCGACACATACAGCCAAgcttttttaaataatttatttattcaTCTTTTTGCTGAAGACAACTGTCTGTGATTTGCTTGGTCACATTACTGCTGCCCTGTCACTACACCTCAGctgaccctccctcccttcatctagTCTTTCTCTGTGAAATAATTCTGAGGTGAAGGGCAAGCCCAGGTTAACTCTGTCCTCCTTTAGCCGGCTGCAATGATAGATCAGTTAGGATTATAGATTGTGTCCCAAagagcaccctactccctatatagtgcactgctttagaccagggccagatATCCGTACATCtgattaattaagcaataaggcacgaggggttgtggtatatggccaatataccacggctgagggctgttcttatattggccatataccacaaaccctcgaggtgccttattgctattataaactggttaccaacataattagagcagtaaaaaaaaaagatctgGGGTCATTCCTGTCATGTacggtctgatataacacagctgtcaaccaatcagcattcagggctcgaaccacccagctTAAAATGAGCAGTAGAACATGATGGCATGATAAAATACTAATGGTAATACTCCCCCCTTTGTCTGTCTGTAGAAGAGGAGGCGACCTACTACAGGTGGTCAGCTGGATGATAAGAGACGTGAGATGCTGAAgagacaccctctctctctttgcctggaCCTCAAAtgcaaaggtacacacacactgttcctgtGTGACAGGCAGCAGGACCCTGTCGCTGCTTCTCAGTctccctgggacagtagaggagagaggatcattCAGCGATATATGATAGGACTGTTAGGAACTGATATTAATCGTGCAGATGAGGATTCTGTGGACAGTATATATGATGATAAATAGGTGGGTTCTTGTATTTGTCCTATTTCGATGATGGTTCGGTGCATAGATGACAGTGAATAAACTGTTCTTGTCCAATGGGCAATGACATCACTACAGAGGTTACACAAGgtcacctctcctcttctgcctctGCAGTCAGACAGAACCCAATGACACCCTGAGAGACTGACACGCACACACTGCTTTTAATGCAGCAAACAGCCAAAAACTGCCTGTGGTTTAGAGGACAACAGAGAGAGCAAGAAGAGGCTGATGAAAATATCTAGAATAAGGTGTGACTGCTGCAGCCCTACACTGCTGCCAGCTCCACCTACACGCACTGTCCGCACCCGCTTGCCTATCAGTGGATGGATGAAGTTACGCCTGCAATGCTGAacctccttctccacctccccctccctcttctcatcCCCATTTCCTTTCTTCTgcccctcttcttctccccctgTCAGCAGGGTATAAAcagtccctctcttctccttggcTCATCCTGTCCTATACAGCTACCTACACAGTAGCACTACGTGGCAGAGTGGGGCAGTGACCCCATGACATCATACTATACATTGTACTATATAATTAAGTGTCAATTCACACTGAGATGACTGTTGGAGGTGGAACCTTTTGGCAGAGAGGCAATTTACCGTCCACAGTACATAGATAGCATCCCGCTCACATAGATACGCGTCCCAACTCCCTGTTTGCCGAATAgaatatacacatatacagtggggcaaaaaagtatttagtcagccaccaattgtgcaagttctcccacttaaaaagatgagagaggcctgtaattttcatcataggaacacttcaactatgacagaaaaaatgggggggggaatccagaaaatcacattgatttgcaaattatggtggaaaataagtatttgggcaataacaaaagtttatctcaatactttgttatataccctttgttggcaatgacagaggtcaaacgttttctgtaagtcttcacaaggttttcacacacagttgctgttattttggcccattcttccatgcagatctcctctagagcagtgatgttttggggatgttgctgggcaacatggactttcaactccctccaaagaaataaatacttttttgaccCACTGTATATATAAGTAGATTGCATCATGCTCACAGACACACCCagtgaacctctctctctctctctctctctctctgtctctctctgtttctgtttccagACGGCAGTGTGCTGCATCTGTTCAACTACTACCTGATGAACCTGAACATCATGACTGTCAAGGCCAAAGTCTCCACCGCCACAGACCTCACTGGAGCCATCAGCGCAGGGTACGTCTCAGCGACCCGTGTTTGTTGGAGCTTGGAGTGTGTGACCTGTGCTGTAAcaattgtgttctctctctctctcttagggaGCTGTTAAATTCTGACACGCTTCTCAACTGCCTGTATGCTAATGACCAGGGCCGCGAGACACCCAACCCCGCTAACCGTTACCAGTTTGATAAAGTGGGGTATGGATGCCTCCATAATGCCAGACCCCTGTATACACACCTTGTACAATTGCTTCAGTATCAATACACATATTGTAGGATCAGTATGGCTGATTATGTTGTGTTTTCTTGCAGGATTAGTACGTTTGGAGACTACGTGGCAGAGTTGGGTCATCCCTACCTGTGGGTGCAGAGTCTAGGAGGACTGCAGTTCCCAAGTGATGCCCCAGAGGTGTGTGTGGGTGACCCTGCCATTGTGTATAGTAAAATGTCTCCTGCTATGGGGTgtgctttctg includes:
- the LOC115111682 gene encoding THO complex subunit 5 homolog — encoded protein: MSDALKKRKSKVLRSETGTPEGKCGRGEGDQDIRVYSEEVELDGRDPEEDYQQYKLTCEALAKLMNDIQELKANGAKDGCVEVEEKRMQSCIHFMSLKKLNRLAHMRLKRGRDQTHEGKQRVDVLHLQLQNLLYEVMHLQKEISKCLEFKSKHEEIDLVSVDEFYQEAPPEISRTPLTKDDPHQLTLARLDWELEQRKRLAEQYKESLSSKEKIQKGIEVKKEHLSSLQPGLNAIMQASLPVQEYLSMPFEHTQRQTEIARHLPPSLYVLLVQASAYGQACDKSLSVSISGDVDEAKALSKPPEDSQDDDSGDSDAEEEQEKTKRRRPTTGGQLDDKRREMLKRHPLSLCLDLKCKDGSVLHLFNYYLMNLNIMTVKAKVSTATDLTGAISAGELLNSDTLLNCLYANDQGRETPNPANRYQFDKVGISTFGDYVAELGHPYLWVQSLGGLQFPSDAPEGLRAGSSLSASHMESTMKLLRGRVQSRLALHKQFSSLEHSIVPVSTECQHLFPAKVLSRLARWTTMSHQEYTNLSFTQHVSDAGLARETDLFFMAVVERGTARLQAAVVLNPRYPEVSPLFALSLSWKGECSGRTDDNLRAMESEVNVFKSELQGPRPGHQLLTNQVARLCVCLDVYLETDGQDDSVEGPREFLREKMCLRTVRGPNRLKPFKYNHPQGFFSHR